The Nostoc sp. CENA543 genome includes the window AAACTTTGACAACACTACCTAATTGCGTATAATCACAAAGCAGCAATTATATAGTGATTACTTATTTAAAACATTGAGCGCAACCACTGATATCGTCCAAAAACTCTGGAATCTCTGCCATGTCTTGCGGGACGACGGGATTACTTATCTCGATTATGTAACTGAATTAACATACCTTCTGTTCCTGAAGATGGCGCAGGAAACAGGGACAGAAAGCCAAATCCCTGAAGGCTGTCGCTGGGGTGATTTGGTGGTTAAGGATGGCATCGAACAGATGAACTTTTACCGCGCCACCTTGTTAGAATTAGGTTCTAAAAATACGCCGCTACGGGTGCAGGCCATCTTTGCTAATGCCCAAACAGCCCTGAAAAAACCGCAAATCCTTAATAAGCTGGTCAAAAGCATTGATGAACTGGACTGGTACTCTGCCAAGGAAGAAGGCTTAGGCGATTTGTACGAAGGACTGTTAGAGAAAAACGCCAGTGAGAAAAAATCTGGTGCAGGGCAATACTTTACACCGCGTCCTTTGATTGATTGCATGGTGGAACTCATCAAACCACAAGCGGGGGAACTGGTACAAGACCCCGCAGCCGGGACTGGTGGGTTTTTAATTGCTGCTGACCGCTATATCAAAAAACACACCGATGATTTATTTGACCTCAGTGAAGCGGAACAGTCGTTTCAGCGTTACCAAGCATTCTACGGCATTGAATTAGTACAGGATGCCCATCGGCTGTTATTAATGAATATGCTGCTACATGGTATTGAGGGCGATGTCAGCTTAGGCGATACTCTCTCCAGTGATGGACAGCAGTTACCAAAAGCCAAGGTTATCTTAACTAATCCCCCCTTCGGCACGAAAAAGGGTGGTGGACTGCCTACACGGGATGATTTTACATTTCCCACGTCAAACAAGCAGTTAGCTTTTTTACAGCATATCTATCGCGGACTGTTACCCCAAGGACGGGCGGCGGTGGTGTTACCTGATAATGTGCTGTTTGAAGATGGGCAAGGGCGGAGCATCCGCGCTGATTTAATGGATAAGTGCAACCTGCATACAATTTTACGGTTGCCTACGGGGATTTTCTACGCTCAAGGTGTCAAGACTAATGTGCTGTTTTTCCAACGGGGAACGACAGACAAGGGGAACACCAAGCAGGTGTGGTTCTAT containing:
- a CDS encoding N-6 DNA methylase, whose protein sequence is MSATTDIVQKLWNLCHVLRDDGITYLDYVTELTYLLFLKMAQETGTESQIPEGCRWGDLVVKDGIEQMNFYRATLLELGSKNTPLRVQAIFANAQTALKKPQILNKLVKSIDELDWYSAKEEGLGDLYEGLLEKNASEKKSGAGQYFTPRPLIDCMVELIKPQAGELVQDPAAGTGGFLIAADRYIKKHTDDLFDLSEAEQSFQRYQAFYGIELVQDAHRLLLMNMLLHGIEGDVSLGDTLSSDGQQLPKAKVILTNPPFGTKKGGGLPTRDDFTFPTSNKQLAFLQHIYRGLLPQGRAAVVLPDNVLFEDGQGRSIRADLMDKCNLHTILRLPTGIFYAQGVKTNVLFFQRGTTDKGNTKQVWFYDMRTNIPTFGKRTPLTREHFHPFESAYGDDPNGNSPRVDQGELGRWRCFTREDIAKRGENLDITWLRDESLQSGDDLPEPDEIAAAIMAKLQTAIAEMEALTALLEGEEETEEGTALLE